From Acidimicrobiales bacterium, one genomic window encodes:
- a CDS encoding DEAD/DEAH box helicase — protein sequence MPSPLPPGPDVLGDFHPAVRTWFERRFPEGPTEPQQRGWPEIRSGRDTLVAAPTGSGKTLSGFLVAIDALYRAHELGEDVAGRTRVVYVSPLKALAVDIHQNLERPLREIEETARSLGLDAPDLTVAVRTGDTPSSARAAMLKVPPSFLITTPESLYLLLTAERSRELLRHVDSLIVDEIHTMARDKRGSHLALTVERLEHVRRGPRPQRIGLSATQRPIEAIGRLLVGVGNRPAASIVDCGHQRHLDLALELPGTELGAAASTEQLGEVLDRIASHVREHRTTLVFVNTRRLSERLAHQLGERLGPDQVAAHHGSLSRERRQRVETRLRAGDLRALVATASLELGIDIGPVELVCQVGSPRSIATFLQRVGRSNHSRAGTPSGRLYPLTRDELLECAALLTAVRAGRLDALQPPVAPLDILAQQVVAEVAAEEWKEADLLDLYRHAAPYADLGDADYDSVLEFVSDGVQTGRGRRGAYVHRDRVNGSLRGRRGARLAALTSGGAIPEVGDYRVLLDPDDTFVGTVNEDFAIESMAGDVFLLGSHSWRIRRVEQGVVRVVDAEGVHPTIPFWLGEAPARTDELSAEVSGLRRAVDERLAAGDKAGAIAHLVEVCGIDAEPATQLVEYLAAGRAVLGVLPTTDDVVFERFFDETGGMQLVAHTPFGGRINRGLGLALRKRFCATFDFELQAAANDDAVVLSLGPQHSFPLADAPRMLRSPTVQDVLVQAVLASPMFTARWRWNLTRALAVLRFRGGRRNPLPIQRMESDDLMAAVFPALAACQENAIAGPVAVPDHLLVRQTVYDCLHEAMDIDGLRHLVSRLERGGVRVHLVETAEPSVLAHEILNGRPYTFLDDAPLEERRTRAVQLRRSLPVDADQLGRLDEAAIARVRDEAAPEPRDAEELHDLLLSLVVARPMPDHRDWFEGLSAAGRVTTASTTRGELWSAIERRREVEALLPEATFAPDLAVPAAVASGPAPDPDETPAEVIRGHLDVTGPVTVDDLAERTALSAGTVRIALGRLEAEGFVIRGSFDPGAGSEEQWCARRLLTRIHSYTRTRLRQEIDPVTAQDLMRFLLRWQYAAPGAQRQGRRGVLAVVDQLQGFEVAAGAWEEAVFPARVEGYQSAWLEDLCRSGELAWGRLSVRPQDPEGSPRRGATTPSRATPITFAVREDLPWLLQAARGDVEPAEPAHGAAREVLEALQARGALFHSELRAFTRRLPVEVEEGLWDLVSRGLVTADGFQAVRSLLSAREMWRRRQRGHERRRALGARRASAWREGGEGRWALLPDAMAVDDRDALAETVAEQLLARWGVVFWDLMTRENLAVPWREVIWALRRMEARGLIRGGRFVSGFVGEQYALPDAVEELRRVRRADRSGELVRVSAADPLNLVGIVVPGARVPAVRSNRVVYRDGLPADPGLGGSAPPVRRSQGRVEVRDA from the coding sequence ATGCCCTCTCCGCTCCCTCCCGGCCCGGACGTGCTCGGCGACTTCCACCCGGCCGTCCGCACCTGGTTCGAGCGGCGCTTTCCCGAGGGTCCGACGGAGCCGCAGCAACGGGGTTGGCCGGAGATCCGCTCGGGGCGGGACACCCTCGTCGCCGCGCCGACCGGATCAGGCAAGACCCTGTCGGGCTTCCTCGTGGCGATCGACGCCCTCTACCGGGCCCACGAGCTCGGGGAGGATGTCGCCGGCCGGACGAGGGTCGTCTACGTGTCGCCGCTCAAGGCCCTCGCCGTCGACATCCATCAGAACCTCGAGCGCCCCCTCCGCGAGATCGAGGAGACGGCGAGGTCGTTGGGTCTGGACGCCCCCGACCTGACGGTCGCCGTGAGGACCGGCGACACGCCAAGCTCGGCGCGCGCCGCCATGCTCAAGGTGCCGCCGAGCTTCCTCATCACCACGCCCGAGAGCCTCTACCTGCTCCTGACCGCCGAGCGGAGCAGGGAGCTGCTGCGCCACGTCGACAGCCTGATCGTGGACGAGATCCACACCATGGCTCGCGACAAGCGGGGCTCGCACCTTGCGCTCACGGTCGAGCGCCTGGAGCATGTCCGGCGGGGGCCGCGGCCCCAGCGGATCGGCCTGTCGGCAACCCAGCGCCCGATCGAGGCGATCGGCCGCCTGCTCGTCGGCGTCGGCAACCGACCGGCGGCCTCCATCGTCGACTGCGGGCATCAACGCCACCTCGACCTGGCCCTCGAGCTCCCGGGGACCGAGCTGGGCGCGGCGGCGTCGACCGAGCAGCTCGGGGAGGTCCTCGACCGGATCGCCAGCCACGTGCGGGAGCACCGCACCACGTTGGTCTTCGTCAACACCCGCCGCCTGTCGGAGCGGCTGGCGCACCAGCTGGGTGAGCGGCTCGGCCCGGACCAGGTGGCGGCCCACCACGGCAGCCTCTCGCGCGAGCGCCGCCAGCGGGTCGAGACGCGGTTGCGGGCCGGCGACCTGAGAGCCCTGGTCGCCACCGCGTCGCTGGAGCTCGGCATCGACATCGGCCCGGTCGAGCTCGTCTGCCAGGTGGGCTCGCCGCGGAGCATCGCCACGTTCCTCCAGCGGGTCGGCCGGTCGAACCACTCCCGTGCCGGGACGCCCTCGGGTCGCTTGTACCCCCTGACCCGCGACGAGCTGTTGGAGTGCGCCGCCCTCCTCACGGCCGTGCGCGCGGGTCGGTTGGACGCCCTTCAGCCGCCGGTCGCGCCCCTTGACATCCTCGCCCAGCAGGTCGTGGCCGAGGTGGCGGCCGAAGAGTGGAAGGAAGCAGACCTGCTGGATCTCTACCGGCACGCGGCCCCGTACGCCGACCTCGGGGACGCCGACTACGACAGCGTGCTCGAGTTCGTGTCCGACGGCGTCCAGACCGGCCGCGGTCGCCGAGGCGCCTACGTGCACCGCGACCGGGTCAACGGCTCGCTACGGGGGCGCCGGGGCGCCCGTCTGGCCGCGCTGACCAGCGGCGGGGCCATCCCCGAGGTCGGTGACTACCGGGTCCTCCTCGATCCCGACGACACGTTCGTCGGCACGGTCAACGAGGACTTCGCCATCGAGTCGATGGCGGGCGACGTCTTCCTCCTCGGGTCCCATTCCTGGCGGATCCGGCGGGTCGAACAGGGCGTGGTCCGGGTCGTCGACGCCGAGGGAGTGCACCCCACCATCCCCTTCTGGCTTGGCGAGGCACCGGCCCGCACGGACGAGCTCTCGGCCGAGGTCTCGGGCCTGCGCCGCGCCGTGGACGAGAGGCTGGCGGCGGGCGACAAGGCGGGCGCCATCGCACACCTCGTCGAGGTGTGCGGCATCGACGCCGAGCCGGCGACTCAGCTGGTCGAGTACCTGGCCGCCGGGCGCGCCGTCCTCGGGGTCCTGCCCACGACCGACGACGTGGTCTTCGAGCGCTTCTTCGACGAGACAGGTGGCATGCAGCTCGTCGCCCACACGCCCTTCGGTGGACGGATCAACCGGGGTCTCGGGCTCGCCTTGCGCAAGCGGTTCTGCGCCACCTTCGACTTCGAGCTCCAGGCCGCCGCCAATGACGATGCCGTCGTGCTGTCGCTCGGGCCGCAGCACAGCTTCCCCCTCGCTGACGCGCCGCGAATGCTGCGATCACCCACCGTCCAGGACGTGCTCGTCCAGGCCGTCCTCGCCTCGCCGATGTTCACGGCCCGCTGGCGTTGGAACCTGACCCGGGCCCTGGCCGTGCTGCGCTTCAGGGGCGGACGCCGCAACCCCCTGCCCATCCAGCGCATGGAGTCCGACGACCTGATGGCCGCCGTCTTCCCGGCATTGGCCGCCTGTCAGGAGAACGCCATCGCCGGACCGGTCGCCGTCCCTGATCACCTGCTCGTGCGGCAGACGGTCTACGACTGCCTCCACGAGGCGATGGACATCGACGGATTGCGCCATCTCGTCAGCCGGCTGGAGAGGGGCGGGGTGCGGGTGCACCTGGTGGAGACGGCGGAGCCGTCCGTGCTCGCCCACGAGATCCTGAACGGGAGGCCGTACACCTTCCTCGACGACGCCCCGCTCGAGGAGCGTCGCACTCGGGCCGTGCAGCTCCGCCGCAGCCTGCCCGTCGACGCCGACCAGCTGGGACGGCTCGACGAGGCCGCCATCGCCCGCGTGCGAGACGAGGCCGCGCCCGAGCCGCGCGACGCCGAGGAGCTTCACGACCTGCTGCTGTCGCTCGTGGTGGCCCGCCCCATGCCCGACCACAGGGACTGGTTCGAGGGGCTGTCCGCGGCCGGGCGGGTGACGACCGCATCGACAACCCGCGGAGAGCTCTGGTCGGCGATCGAGCGGCGCCGCGAGGTCGAGGCGCTGCTGCCCGAGGCGACGTTCGCTCCCGATCTCGCCGTACCCGCGGCCGTGGCGTCCGGCCCCGCGCCGGACCCCGACGAGACCCCGGCCGAGGTGATCCGCGGCCACCTCGACGTGACCGGCCCGGTCACGGTCGACGACCTCGCCGAGCGGACAGCCCTCTCGGCGGGGACCGTCCGCATCGCCCTCGGCCGGCTGGAGGCCGAAGGCTTCGTCATCCGTGGCTCCTTCGACCCCGGGGCCGGCAGCGAGGAGCAGTGGTGCGCGCGGCGGCTGCTCACCCGCATCCACTCCTACACCCGGACCCGGCTCCGGCAGGAGATCGATCCCGTCACGGCTCAGGACCTCATGCGCTTCCTCCTGCGGTGGCAGTACGCGGCCCCTGGTGCGCAGCGCCAAGGCCGGCGCGGGGTGCTGGCGGTCGTCGATCAGCTCCAGGGCTTCGAGGTGGCCGCCGGGGCGTGGGAGGAGGCCGTCTTCCCCGCTCGCGTCGAGGGATACCAGTCGGCCTGGCTGGAGGACCTGTGCCGGTCGGGCGAGCTGGCGTGGGGACGGCTGAGCGTTCGCCCCCAGGACCCGGAAGGCTCGCCCCGGCGGGGCGCGACGACGCCTTCGCGGGCCACCCCCATCACCTTCGCCGTCCGCGAGGACCTGCCGTGGCTGCTCCAGGCGGCCCGGGGCGACGTGGAGCCCGCCGAGCCCGCCCACGGGGCGGCCCGCGAGGTGCTCGAAGCTCTCCAGGCCAGGGGAGCGCTGTTCCACTCGGAGCTGCGGGCGTTCACCCGGCGGCTTCCCGTCGAGGTCGAGGAGGGCCTGTGGGACCTGGTGTCGCGCGGCCTGGTCACGGCCGACGGGTTCCAGGCCGTTCGCTCCCTCCTGTCGGCCCGGGAGATGTGGCGCCGGCGCCAGCGCGGCCACGAGCGGCGGCGTGCCCTCGGCGCCCGCCGAGCCTCGGCGTGGCGGGAGGGAGGCGAGGGCCGGTGGGCGCTGCTGCCCGACGCCATGGCTGTCGACGATCGCGACGCCCTGGCCGAGACGGTGGCCGAGCAGCTGCTCGCCCGGTGGGGAGTGGTCTTCTGGGACCTCATGACCCGCGAGAACCTGGCCGTGCCCTGGCGCGAGGTGATCTGGGCCCTGCGGCGCATGGAGGCGAGAGGCCTCATCCGTGGCGGGCGCTTCGTCTCGGGCTTCGTTGGCGAGCAGTACGCGCTCCCCGACGCCGTCGAGGAGCTGCGTCGGGTCAGGCGCGCCGATCGCTCTGGCGAGCTTGTCCGGGTCAGCGCCGCCGATCCGCTCAACCTGGTGGGCATTGTCGTTCCCGGCGCCCGAGTCCCGGCCGTCCGGTCCAACCGGGTGGTGTACCGGGACGGCCTGCCCGCCGACCCGGGGCTCGGGGGCTCGGCGCCGCCCGTGCGACGGTCGCAGGGTAGGGTCGAGGTTCGGGACGCTTAG
- a CDS encoding Rv0909 family putative TA system antitoxin: protein MGLFDKAKAKAEELADKAQDAAAEHDLSGKADKAGEKTGELAAKLEAKADELAGKAQNAAADRKDKMSGTIDKAAKAADDKTKGKYHDKIANTADKAQGYVERLERRDEGGGPTGEGEGSPPSTGGQ, encoded by the coding sequence TTGGGACTATTCGACAAGGCCAAGGCCAAGGCGGAGGAGCTGGCCGACAAGGCCCAGGACGCTGCGGCCGAGCACGATCTCTCGGGGAAGGCCGACAAGGCCGGCGAGAAGACGGGAGAGCTGGCCGCCAAGCTCGAGGCCAAGGCCGACGAGCTCGCCGGCAAGGCCCAGAACGCGGCGGCCGACCGCAAAGACAAGATGTCGGGAACGATCGACAAGGCGGCGAAGGCCGCCGACGACAAGACCAAGGGCAAGTACCACGACAAGATCGCCAACACGGCGGACAAGGCCCAGGGCTACGTCGAGCGCCTCGAGCGTCGCGATGAGGGCGGTGGGCCCACGGGCGAGGGCGAAGGGAGCCCGCCCAGCACCGGGGGTCAGTAG
- a CDS encoding fumarylacetoacetate hydrolase family protein, with product MRWVTYISPALGADRPGLVREDAIHGLQEPETLRDLLGDEATMRAAAERAVSSPLEIVPFPSARLRAPVPVPPSIRDFMAFESHVANSRRRLGQEVDPDWYELPVFYFTNPAAVCGPHDDVAVSPGSSQFDYELEIAAVVGRPGTNLSPDRAESHIAGYTVMCDWSARDLQMREMRQLLGPAKGKDSATSLGPVLVTPDELESRRRGHAYDLEMTASVNGVPYSKGNLADLHWSFGQMLAYASRGTRVETGDVLGSGTVGTGCILELSGLHGVERFPWLRRGDEVRLDVEQLGAITTTIIEGASVVPLK from the coding sequence ATGCGTTGGGTCACCTACATCTCTCCTGCACTCGGTGCCGATCGCCCGGGACTGGTCCGCGAGGACGCGATCCACGGGCTCCAGGAGCCGGAGACCCTGCGCGACCTGCTTGGCGACGAGGCCACGATGCGCGCCGCGGCCGAGCGGGCGGTGTCGAGCCCTCTCGAGATCGTCCCGTTCCCCAGCGCCCGCCTCCGCGCACCGGTCCCGGTGCCTCCGTCAATCCGCGACTTCATGGCCTTCGAGTCTCACGTGGCCAACAGCCGCCGGCGCCTGGGTCAGGAGGTCGACCCCGACTGGTACGAGCTGCCCGTCTTCTACTTCACCAATCCGGCGGCGGTCTGCGGCCCCCACGACGACGTGGCCGTCTCGCCGGGCAGCTCCCAGTTCGACTACGAGCTGGAGATCGCCGCCGTCGTGGGTCGGCCCGGGACGAACCTCTCGCCGGATCGGGCCGAGTCGCACATCGCGGGGTACACGGTCATGTGCGACTGGAGCGCACGGGACCTCCAGATGCGGGAGATGCGCCAGCTCCTCGGGCCCGCCAAGGGCAAGGACTCGGCCACCTCGCTCGGTCCCGTCCTGGTCACGCCGGACGAGCTCGAGTCACGGCGCCGGGGCCACGCCTACGACCTCGAGATGACCGCCTCGGTCAACGGAGTCCCGTACAGCAAGGGCAACCTGGCCGACCTGCACTGGTCGTTCGGACAGATGCTGGCCTACGCCTCCCGGGGCACGAGGGTGGAAACTGGCGATGTGCTGGGGAGCGGCACCGTCGGGACCGGCTGCATCCTCGAGCTGTCGGGCCTCCACGGTGTCGAGCGGTTCCCGTGGCTCCGTCGTGGCGACGAGGTCCGCCTCGACGTCGAGCAGCTGGGGGCCATCACCACCACGATCATCGAGGGGGCGTCGGTGGTGCCGCTCAAGTGA